Within Sphingobium sp. KCTC 72723, the genomic segment CCCGCACGGTCCATCCGGTGGTGCCGCCGCGCGTTGACTATGCGCTGACCCCGCTAGGCGATAGTTTGAGCGCGGCCTTTTGCGGGGTGTGGACCTGGGCCGAGCGGCATCTCGGTACGGTGGAGGATGCGCGCGCCCGATTCGACGCGCGCGACTGACGCTGCGGCCTATTCCTGCGTGGTGGGCAGGGGTTGCACCGTGAGTTTGGGTTGGGTCGGCACCGTAGCTGGCGGGATAGTACGAGGGGCCGTGGTCGCAGGCATGGTGGCGGACGGCAGCATCGGCAGGCGCGGTGCATAGCCTGCTGGCGGCGCGTCGGCGGGCGGACGGGGCGGCGGCGGGAGCGGCGTGGGCGATGCCACGACCGTGACGGTCGCGCCGAAACGCGACTGCCATTCGGCCAGCCGCCGTAGATAATCGGCATAGGCAGCGTAGAAATCCTGAAACGGTTTTTCCAGTTCGGCCAGCGCCACAGGGGCATGTTCAAGCAGGGCGGACGATGGCATCGCCAGCAGCCTGGCCCCGACGGTGATCGCCACCGGGCAGAATGTTTTCGTCACCGGCGGCAGCGAGAAGAAATTATAGACGACGGTGTTCAACCGTTCGCGATAGGCGACCCCCGTGCTGCCATAGGCAGCGTTATAATTGCGATCGACCGCTGCGTTGGCTTCTTTCAGCGCGGCCTGATGCACATGGAGCAGCTGGTTATACTGATTCCGCGCGGCAAAGGCGGCATTGGGGCAAGACAGCGCGGCGACATTGAGCGCCATGCGTACATGCCAGAGCGCCGTGTTGGACGTGACGCCGCGATTGGCGGTTTCATATTTGCCGTCCGCGCCAATTTCAGGGATGCCCATGCCCGCGACCGCGCCCATTGGCGGCAGCGGCCGGACAGTCGAAATAACCGGCGGCGGGGGTGTGGGCGGCGGCGGGGGTGTGGGCGTCGAACAGGCCGCGATCGCCGCCAGCGACACGAGCGAAAGGCGGCCTGCGAAACGGCGCGGTGCGAACATCAATTTCTCCGAAGGGACCATGTCCTGCTCATGCCGGGCATTGTCGTCGGAGGGAACAGGGCTACCGCTCCGTTCACCGCAAGGTTTCAGGCGGCTCGCCGCTCCAGCGCGCCAGCGGCCTGTTCCATCAGTTCCGCAATGATGTCTGCGACGGGTTCTTCCTTCGTCACCATGCCGACCGACTGACCCGCCATCAGCGACCCGCCCTCAACATCGCCATCGATCACCGCGCGGCGCAAGGCACCGGCCCAATAATGTTCGATCTGAAGCTGCGCCTCCATCATGTCGACCGTGCCGTTATCGAGCAGATTGGCGACTTCGCGCTGTTTCGCGGTGAAATTTTCCATCCCCGGATTTTTGAGCGAGCGGACGGGAATGACCGGCAGGCGAGGGTCGATCTGCACGCTGGCAATGGCGTCACGGGCCGAGGCGCGGAAAAACGCTTTCTTGAACGCGGGATGCGCAATGCTTTCGGTGGCGCAGGCAAAGCGAGTGCCAAGCTGGACCCCGGCTGCGCCCATTTCCAGATAGGCGGCGATGGCTTCGCCCCGACCGATGCCGCCCGCGACGAACACAGGCACCTGGCTCCCCATTTCCGGCAGGATTTCCTGCGCCAGCACGCTGGTCGCGACCGGGCCGATATGGCCGCCAGCCTCCATCCCTTCCACCACCAGCGCGTCGACGCCCGACCGCACCAGCTTCTTGGCGAGGGACAGCGCGGGGGCGAAGCAGATCAGCTTGGCCCCTTTGGCCTTGATCGCTTCGATGCTGCCCTTGGGCGGGAGGCCACCGGCCAGCACGACATGGCTGACGTCATGGCGCGCGCACACGTCGATCAGGTCGAACAGCATCGGGTGCATGGTGATGAGGTTGACGCCGAAGGGCTTGTCCGTCAGCGCCTTGGTCGCGGCGATTTCCCGGTCCAGCAGGTCGGGCGTCATCGCCCCGCAGGCGATGACGCCAAAGCCGCCCGCATTGGATATGGCCGACACCAGATGGCGTTCGGAAACCCAGCTCATCGCCCCGCACAGGATCGCGCTGCGGCTGCCGAGAAAGTCGGTGCCGCGCGCCATGAGGGCAGTGAGTTTGGCGTTGGTCATATGGTTCAGCCTTAACAAGCACAAAAAGCCCCTACCCTTCAGGAGCAGGGGGTCGGTCATGCCCCCCGGCATGACCTGAATAGCACGGGGTGCTGTTCACCCCCTGCTGGGTTGGGGTGGGGGCTGTCCAAGTGACGCAGCATATGGGGCAAACCCCCACCCCCGGCCCCTCCCCTGAAGGGGAGGGGAGGAAAAATCAAGCCGCAGGCGCGTCCAGGCCGTAAGCGGTGTGCAGCACGCGGACGGCCAGTTCGGTTTCGTCCTCGTCGATCAGGACGCTGACCTTGATTTCGCTGGTCGAGATCGCCTCGATGTTGATGCCGCGATCGGCCAGTGTCTGGAACATCGTGGCCGCGACACCGGCATGGCTTTTCATGCCGACGCCGACGACGCTGATCTTGGCGACTTCGGTGTCGGTGATGATCCGGCGGAAGCCGATGGCGTCCTTGTTCGCTTCGAGAATATCGACGCTGCGGGCGAGGTCCGCGCGCGGGACTGTGAAGGTGACGTCCGTTTCCTCATTGTCCTTGCTGTCATTCTGGATGATCATGTCGACATTGATCGCCGCATCGGCCAGCGGGGTGAAGATGTTGGCGACCGCGCCGGGCTTGTCCGGCACGCGGGTCACGATGATCTTCGCCTCATTCTTGTCATGGGCGATGCCGGTGATGAGCTGACGTTCCATCTTGCTTTCCTTGAGCTTGGCTTCCAGTTCCTCGTCGCTGACGATCAGCGTGCCGGGCAGGTCGGTCTGGGTGGGATCATCGAAGGAGGACAGCACCTGAACGACCACCCCTTCCTTCATGGCAAGGCCGACCGACCGGGTCTGAAGCACCTTGGCCCCGACCGAGGCGAGTTCCAGCATTTCTTCATAAGTGACGAGGTCGAGTTTGCGCGCGCGGGCAACGATGCGCGGGTCGGTGGTGTAGACACCGTCCACGTCGGTGTAGATGTCACAGCGATCGGCCTTCACCGCTGCGGCCACCGCGACGGCCGACGTGTCGGACCCGCCGCGCCCCAGCGTGGAGATGCGGCCATCGGCCATCATCCCCTGAAAACCGGGGATCACCGCGACCTGGCCGGATTGCATGGCAGCGACCAGCGCATCGGTGTCGATGCTGGACACCCGCGCCT encodes:
- a CDS encoding NAD(P)H-dependent flavin oxidoreductase, with the translated sequence MTNAKLTALMARGTDFLGSRSAILCGAMSWVSERHLVSAISNAGGFGVIACGAMTPDLLDREIAATKALTDKPFGVNLITMHPMLFDLIDVCARHDVSHVVLAGGLPPKGSIEAIKAKGAKLICFAPALSLAKKLVRSGVDALVVEGMEAGGHIGPVATSVLAQEILPEMGSQVPVFVAGGIGRGEAIAAYLEMGAAGVQLGTRFACATESIAHPAFKKAFFRASARDAIASVQIDPRLPVIPVRSLKNPGMENFTAKQREVANLLDNGTVDMMEAQLQIEHYWAGALRRAVIDGDVEGGSLMAGQSVGMVTKEEPVADIIAELMEQAAGALERRAA
- a CDS encoding aspartate kinase: MARIVMKFGGTSMAGMERIRNVAARVKHVVGQGHEVAVVVSAMAGETDRLVGFCKEASALYDPAEYDVVVAAGEQVTSGLLAMTLKAMGVDARSWLGWQLPIRTVEAHAKARVSSIDTDALVAAMQSGQVAVIPGFQGMMADGRISTLGRGGSDTSAVAVAAAVKADRCDIYTDVDGVYTTDPRIVARARKLDLVTYEEMLELASVGAKVLQTRSVGLAMKEGVVVQVLSSFDDPTQTDLPGTLIVSDEELEAKLKESKMERQLITGIAHDKNEAKIIVTRVPDKPGAVANIFTPLADAAINVDMIIQNDSKDNEETDVTFTVPRADLARSVDILEANKDAIGFRRIITDTEVAKISVVGVGMKSHAGVAATMFQTLADRGINIEAISTSEIKVSVLIDEDETELAVRVLHTAYGLDAPAA